The Maridesulfovibrio hydrothermalis AM13 = DSM 14728 DNA window GCTACAGTTTATTTATGTATTTAAATCAGTGTGTTATATTTAGTCTGGTAGGTCGATGTGCAATTAAAAGTGAGTGCTTATTGTCTTTTGAGATAGTGCTGGAGGAGGTGTGAAGGGGACCGTTAGGGATTGATGGACTACAGTTTTGTATTTTTGTTTGCCAAAATTGTTTTTTTCTGACATTGTTCACTTCCTGAATCGCTCTGATTATTAAAAAATGATCACTTTTATATTTAAATTAGATTTATCTTCCGAAAGTTGAGTAGTTGAAGGGCTGGTTTTGAGAGGTGGAAAAGCTCAAAATGTCAAAAAGATCTCCCCTCCCTTTTCAGATCATGCTTTCGAAATATCCAGATTAGAGCCGGGTTGGCTGAGTACAAAATTTCTAAAGACACATAGCAGCCTGTCGCAAAGATTAATTCGAACAACAGATTCGTGCTGAGAAAAAATCTCACTATCTTTAGGCTGCAGCAAAAGTGTGGAACCTTATAATCATGGAGTGAGCTGACAATATGTGCCGTTTATTTGCGCTTACAAGTCGCGATCCTATTTCACCCATGCGTGCCATCGATGCTCTTAATGTAATGAAAGAAGGGCATGACGGTTCCGGTGTGGGCCTCTGTCTCAGAGGGCTTGGCGGTCGTTTTGAGGAAGAGTTGGATGGTTGTCCCATTTTGTCCGGTATTTTTACCGAGTCCGGTCTGCGCAGACTGGAGCAGTATACAATGGACCATGGGTTTAAATCCCAGTACAGCATTCTTTATACTCCGGAAACAGAGCCTCCGGCCGGTACGCCTGTCCGCGGAACTTATGCAGCAATTGCCTATAAAGTTCCTAAAGGCTGGAACAGTCTGAGCAAAAAAAAGCAGGGCGCAAAGCTTGTACAGATGCGTCTGGACCTTAAGAAAATGGGCGAAGAAGACGGCGATATCATGGTCTTCTCTTTTTGGCCCGATACTATCATGATTAAAGAAGTCGGCGATCCACTTGAGATCGGCGAATTTCTACAGCTTGATGCCAATAAAAATATCTATGCCCGCAGAATTCTTGCACAGGGTAGACAGAATACCAACTACGCTATCAATCTCTATGCTTGCCATCCCTTCTTTATTGAGGGTGTAGCTTCCATGACCAACGGCGAAAATACTGCTTTCATTCCCATTAAAGAATATTTGCAGTCCAGAAATATAACCGGGTACACCGGATATCAGTCTGACTCCGAGGTGTTCACCCATATCGCCCATTACACTACTAAGCGTCTGGGGCTTGATATCAGAGCGTATAAGCACGTTCTCACCCCGCTCAGTGATCTTGAACTTGCTGATCATCCTGACCGTGAGTTTCTGGCTACCATCAAAAGATCCTGCCGCAAGCTGATTATTGACGGTCCCAACTGTGTCATCGGCACGCTTGATGACGGTTCCATGTTTATGGTTCAGGACCGTAAAAAACTTCGCCCCGGTATTGTGGGCGGTAAAGACGGAATCTACGGGTTTTCCTCAGAAGTATGCGGGCTTGATGCCGCTATTCCTGATCGTGACAGATCTAAAGATTTCCAGCCCATGCACCTCGATACAGTAATTGTCGGACCCGACTGCAAGGAGATAAGCACATGCTCACAGAAAGACCAATTACCCCGTCAACTTTAGGCGTCAAGGATCTTCCCTGGCAAATCGAGTGGGACAAAGATCTCTGTACTCAGTGCGGACGTTGCACTTCGGTTTGTCCGGTTAATTCCATTGAACTCGGCGTTTTCCGTAAACGTGAAATTAAGACCCCCGCAGGGTTGCGTACCAAAGCGGAGAACAGCTATTCTATTTTTTACGGCATTCGTCAGAAGACAGATCCTGCATATGCCTGCATCGGATGCTCTATGTGCAACACTGTCTGTCCTAACAACGCCATCGGCCCCAGGCGCGACGACACTTCTAATACTTTGAAGTTTCACAATGATCGCGGCGGGCAGCCACGAACCCGTGGCGGACGCAAAAATTCCGGCGAATCTCTGCTTGATCAGATTAAGTTCATGCGTATCTCCATGCTTACCGACCCCGCACTGGATGCCGGTCGTCATGAATTCCGGCTGAATACACTGCTTGGCCGTGTGCAGTCGCCTGAGGACAGCCTCAAGACATATGCAGAGCAGGGCTGGAAACCTCCGGTAAGAGAAATTTATCCTCTGATTATCGGCGGAATGTCCTTTGGCGCGCTTTCCCCCAATATGTGGGAAGGTCTCCAGATGGGTGTTGCTTATTTGAATGAAGAACTGAACATGCCTGTGCGTATCAGCACCGGTGAGGGCGGTTGTCCTCCCAGACTTCTTCGTTCCAGATTTCTTAAATATGTTATTCTCCAGATTGCGTCCGGTTATTTCGGCTGGGATGAAATCATTCATGCCATTCCTGAAATGAAAGTGGACCCTTGCGCTGTTGAGATTAAGTACGGACAGGGCGCAAAGCCCGGTGATGGCGGACTGCTCATGTGGTACAAGGTTAACAAATTAATCGCTGCTATTCGCGGTGTTCCTGAGCGAGTCAGCCTGCCCAGCCCTCCGACACATCAGACCCAGTACTCCATTGAGGAGTCTGTGGCTAAGATGATTCAGTCCATGAGTATGGCCTGGGGATTCAGAGTTCCGGTTTATCCTAAGATATCTGCATCATCCACATCTCTTGCGGTTCTGAATAACCTGACCCGTAATCCTTATGCTGCCGGTCTTGCAATCGACGGTGAAGACGGAGGAACAGGCGCGGCGTACAATGTATCAATGAACCACATGGGGCATCCCATCGCCAGCAACCTGCGTGATTGCTACAACGCACTGGTTGTGACCGGAAAGCAGAACGAACTTCCCCTTATCGCCGGCGGCGGTATCGGTAAATCCGGTAATCTCGCTGCAAATGCAGCGGCTCTGATCATGCTCGGCGCAAGTGCCGTGCAGGTCGGTAAATACGTTATGCAGGCCGGCGCCGGCTGTCTCGGTTCTGAGAAAGACCGCTGCAACGTCTGCAACATCGGCGTCTGTCCTAAGGGCATTACTTCACAGGATCCCAGACTTTACCGTCGTATTGATCCTGAAAAGGTCGCAGAAAGAGTTGTTGACTTCTATCTGAGCTTTGACACCGAAATTAAAAAGATTATTGCACCTCTCGGACGCTCCTCCTCACTGCCTATCGGCATGTCGGATGCGCTTGGAATCAGTGATCGCGATGCTGCTGAAAGACTCGGCATCAAATACGTGGTGTAACTCTTAGCTCACGACAGGGAGATTAAAAAAAATGGCAACAGAAAAAATATGCATAAGCGGTCTTGAAGACGGCGCCCGTGTTGAATCACGTATCATTGAAGAGCGGATTCAAAAAGCGGTGGCTGATGGAGCGCGCAAGCTTGAAATAGACGCCATGGGGCAACATGGCATTGGCGGAAGACTGTGGATTTCCAAAGAAGAACCTATTGAAATCGATGTTGTCGGAACATCCGGTCAGCGTCTCGGTTCCAAAGGGTTTCCCGGCACAACAATCAATGTCTACGGTTCAGTCTCTGATGACGTAGGCTGGCTTAACGCCGGAGCGGAAATCATAGTTCATGGCAACGGTTCAAACGGAGCCTGTAACGCAATGGCACAGGGTAAAGTCATCATCGGCGGTGATATTGGCGCCCGTGCAATGACTATGACCAAGACCAATCCCAGATTTGCTCCGCCTGAACTTTGGGTGCTCGGCTCTGTTGGTGATTATTTTGCAGAGTTCATGGCCGGCGGGACAGCTGTTATCTGTGGCTATAACGGGCAGAATCCTGAAAATGTTCTTGGTTTCCGCCCTTGCGTTGGTATGGTTGGCGGGCGTATTTTTGTTCGTGGTCCTCATGGGGAGTTTTCCACTGCGGATGCTATTCTTGAACCGATCACCGACGCAGACTGGGAATGGCTGACCAGCAATCTGAAAGAAAATCTTGCCAAGATTAATAAATCTGAAGTTTTTGAAGAACTTACCGTGAGAAAGCAGTGGCAGCTGATCCGGGCCAAAACACCTTTTGAAAAGACCGGTAAAGTCCGTCTTTCCATGTCCGATTTCCGTTCCCGTGTGTGGGACGAAGAGCTTGGGCGGGGTGGTCTCATCGGTGATCTTACTGACCTTGACAGATCTCCTATTCCTCTCATTGTAAGCGGGGAACTGAGAAGATTTGTTCCGGTCTGGGAAAACCGTAAATATCAAGCACCATGTCAGTCCAGCTGTCCTACCGGAATGCCTGTTCAAAAACGCTGGCAGCTGGTTCGCGATGGTCTGGTTGACGAGGCTGTTGACCTTGCTCTTGCATATACTCCTTTTCCCGCAACTGTTTGCGGTTATCTTTGCCCCAACCTGTGCATGGATAGCTGTACTCGCGGGGTTAAAGACCTTGCCTCGGTTGATATCACCAAGCTGGGCCGTGAGGGCTTAAAAAGTAAAGCTCCTGAACTGCCCCCTCTTTCCGGTAAGAAAGTAGCTGTAATCGGCGGCGGCGCAGCCGGTATTTCTGTTGCATGGCAGATTCGCCGCAAAGGGCACGAGGCAGTTGTATATGATATGGCAGAGAAGCTTGGCGGAAAGATTTCTTCTGCTATTCCTGCCAGCCGTATTCCAAAGGAAGTTGTGGATGCAGAACTGGCCCGTGTAGCGCAGGTTGTTCCTCATGTACATCTCCAGAAAGAGTTGAATAAAGACGATTTTGCAGAGCTTAGGCAGAATAACGACGCCGTTGTCCTTGCTATCGGCGCGCAGAAGCCGCGCGTTATTCCTATTCCCGGACATGAGCGTATAACTCCTGCACTGACCTTTCTTAAAGATGCCATGAAAGGCAAAGCTGAAGTTGGCGAACGGGTGGTTATTATCGGCGCGGGTAACGTTGGCTGTGATGTTGCTACCGAATGCGGACGTATGGGAGCAAAAGATATTTTGCTTATCGATATCCAGCGGCCGGCAGCTTTCGGTAAAGAGAAACAGGAAGCAGAAGAGGCCGGAGCAAAATTTCGCTACCCTTGCTTTACTCAGGAAATTACCGAAGAAGGCGTTGTGCTCAAATCCGGCGAAGTTCTGCCGGCTGACACTGTCATTATGTCCATAGGTGATACTCCGGATATTGATTTTCTGCCTGACACAATAGCTGTGGACCGCGGTCACATCGTTGTAAACGAAGACTATCAGACCACTGAGCCGGGTGTATACGCTATCGGCGATGCTGTGCGTCCCGGACTGTTGACCCATGCTATAGGTCATGGCCGTCACGCAGCTGAGACTTTAGATGAGATTTTCACAGGCAAGCGTCCTCACGCTGAACCTAAAGACGTGATTGATTACAAGAGGATGACTCTTGAGTATTTTGATCCCCGCCTGACAGAGTTCTCGGATGTGAAGCACTGCGCGCAGGAATGCTCTTCCTGCGGATCATGCAGAGACTGCGGTCTTTGTGAAACTGTCTGTCCGCAGGCAGCTATCACCCGCAACAGTCTTGAAGGCAAAGATTTTGAAATGGTTGTTAATACTGAAAAATGTATTGGCTGTGGATTCTGTGCCAATGTCTGCCCGTGTGGAATTTGGAACCTTGTCGAAAACAGTCCTTTAGGTTAAACTGAATATTCATTCTTAAAGATATGGTTTTACCGGGTGGTCCGGTAAACCGCGTGGATTCTAAGATAGATATGGCTGCCGGAGTTGTTTTCGGCGGCCATATCTATTTTGTATCCAGAAGATGTGCTTTTAAAGAATTAAAAAGGCTGCTCTGACTTGAAATTGTCAAAGCAGCCTTTTCCGTTATGATTGCTTTCCGGTCATAAATAGAGCTTGAAAGATTATCCTTAACACTTTCCCTCCTGACTTCGCAGGGAGTGGTTGAGGCACGCATTAAAAAAGCGGCGGGATGTCGAATTCAAGTACTTCTTTGGTTTTGGGATGAGTGAAGCTCAGATATCTTGCGTGCAGTTTAAGCTGCCCCGGTGCGGTTCCTGTTCCATATAACCGGTCGCCTGCAATAGGGAAACCAAGGCCCTGAGGATGGGCGGAGTGGACTCTTAACTGATGTGTGCGTCCGGTCAGTGGCGTGAATTCCACTCTGGTCATACCGTTTTCTATGCCTAGTTTACGCCAGTGGGTCACGCCCAGCTTACCGTGAATGGGGTCGAATACCTGATAAGGACGGTTGTACGGATCAAGCCTGAAAGCCATTTTTATGATTCCTCTGTCCTCTTTTAAAATACCTTCCAGTAAAGCCTCGTACTTTTTTTTGACCTGCCGCAGTTGAAACTGCTCAACAAGTTCGCGCACGGCTCTTGCGGTCAGCCCCAATACCAGCAGGCCGGATGTATCCATGTCCAGTCTGTGGACTGTTGGGAATTTGCGGCAATCCGGAAACATCTTCTGGACGCGGGTTACAACGCAATCCTGATTTTCCGGCCCGCGTCCGGGCACAGAGAGAAGGCCGCTCGGTTTATTGACCACTACGATTTTGTTGTCAGAATACACAATATCCAGAAGTTCTGAGTTATTCATATATGTATGTTGAGGTTAAGGTTTTTAAGGATGTTATCAGTCTTTTTGATAGATCTGTGTATCTACAGCAAATAGCTGTAAATAGGAAGATTTTAGTTCATGAAGGTAGTTTTAACGCTGAAGACTATGCGAAGCTGTATAAACCTCTGTATGTGTTTGTTTTAAGATGATGTATCAGAATAATATTCATATTTAATGCGAGTGTGCGAATATTTATTAAATTTACCCTAAACAGGTCTGAAATTGGTGCTATTTGAAATAAGGTTTGACCGAATTTGAACGGCAAAATAGGCGTAACACGATTGAATTATAACTGCACAAACTCAAAAACGAGG harbors:
- a CDS encoding RluA family pseudouridine synthase translates to MNNSELLDIVYSDNKIVVVNKPSGLLSVPGRGPENQDCVVTRVQKMFPDCRKFPTVHRLDMDTSGLLVLGLTARAVRELVEQFQLRQVKKKYEALLEGILKEDRGIIKMAFRLDPYNRPYQVFDPIHGKLGVTHWRKLGIENGMTRVEFTPLTGRTHQLRVHSAHPQGLGFPIAGDRLYGTGTAPGQLKLHARYLSFTHPKTKEVLEFDIPPLF
- a CDS encoding glutamate synthase, which gives rise to MCRLFALTSRDPISPMRAIDALNVMKEGHDGSGVGLCLRGLGGRFEEELDGCPILSGIFTESGLRRLEQYTMDHGFKSQYSILYTPETEPPAGTPVRGTYAAIAYKVPKGWNSLSKKKQGAKLVQMRLDLKKMGEEDGDIMVFSFWPDTIMIKEVGDPLEIGEFLQLDANKNIYARRILAQGRQNTNYAINLYACHPFFIEGVASMTNGENTAFIPIKEYLQSRNITGYTGYQSDSEVFTHIAHYTTKRLGLDIRAYKHVLTPLSDLELADHPDREFLATIKRSCRKLIIDGPNCVIGTLDDGSMFMVQDRKKLRPGIVGGKDGIYGFSSEVCGLDAAIPDRDRSKDFQPMHLDTVIVGPDCKEISTCSQKDQLPRQL
- a CDS encoding glutamate synthase-related protein, whose protein sequence is MLTERPITPSTLGVKDLPWQIEWDKDLCTQCGRCTSVCPVNSIELGVFRKREIKTPAGLRTKAENSYSIFYGIRQKTDPAYACIGCSMCNTVCPNNAIGPRRDDTSNTLKFHNDRGGQPRTRGGRKNSGESLLDQIKFMRISMLTDPALDAGRHEFRLNTLLGRVQSPEDSLKTYAEQGWKPPVREIYPLIIGGMSFGALSPNMWEGLQMGVAYLNEELNMPVRISTGEGGCPPRLLRSRFLKYVILQIASGYFGWDEIIHAIPEMKVDPCAVEIKYGQGAKPGDGGLLMWYKVNKLIAAIRGVPERVSLPSPPTHQTQYSIEESVAKMIQSMSMAWGFRVPVYPKISASSTSLAVLNNLTRNPYAAGLAIDGEDGGTGAAYNVSMNHMGHPIASNLRDCYNALVVTGKQNELPLIAGGGIGKSGNLAANAAALIMLGASAVQVGKYVMQAGAGCLGSEKDRCNVCNIGVCPKGITSQDPRLYRRIDPEKVAERVVDFYLSFDTEIKKIIAPLGRSSSLPIGMSDALGISDRDAAERLGIKYVV
- a CDS encoding FAD-dependent oxidoreductase produces the protein MATEKICISGLEDGARVESRIIEERIQKAVADGARKLEIDAMGQHGIGGRLWISKEEPIEIDVVGTSGQRLGSKGFPGTTINVYGSVSDDVGWLNAGAEIIVHGNGSNGACNAMAQGKVIIGGDIGARAMTMTKTNPRFAPPELWVLGSVGDYFAEFMAGGTAVICGYNGQNPENVLGFRPCVGMVGGRIFVRGPHGEFSTADAILEPITDADWEWLTSNLKENLAKINKSEVFEELTVRKQWQLIRAKTPFEKTGKVRLSMSDFRSRVWDEELGRGGLIGDLTDLDRSPIPLIVSGELRRFVPVWENRKYQAPCQSSCPTGMPVQKRWQLVRDGLVDEAVDLALAYTPFPATVCGYLCPNLCMDSCTRGVKDLASVDITKLGREGLKSKAPELPPLSGKKVAVIGGGAAGISVAWQIRRKGHEAVVYDMAEKLGGKISSAIPASRIPKEVVDAELARVAQVVPHVHLQKELNKDDFAELRQNNDAVVLAIGAQKPRVIPIPGHERITPALTFLKDAMKGKAEVGERVVIIGAGNVGCDVATECGRMGAKDILLIDIQRPAAFGKEKQEAEEAGAKFRYPCFTQEITEEGVVLKSGEVLPADTVIMSIGDTPDIDFLPDTIAVDRGHIVVNEDYQTTEPGVYAIGDAVRPGLLTHAIGHGRHAAETLDEIFTGKRPHAEPKDVIDYKRMTLEYFDPRLTEFSDVKHCAQECSSCGSCRDCGLCETVCPQAAITRNSLEGKDFEMVVNTEKCIGCGFCANVCPCGIWNLVENSPLG